One Siniperca chuatsi isolate FFG_IHB_CAS linkage group LG1, ASM2008510v1, whole genome shotgun sequence genomic window, GACCTGGATGAGTGAGAATCTTCACAGACAATTACCATTTAGTTATTCATGTTAGACTGAAACTGGAATAAAACATTCAGTTGATTATACTAGGGACAAGAGCGAAGAGAAAAAGTTTATGGTCATAAATTAACATTCTAATAAGGATTGAGCGGACTAAGGTTGTAAGTGTATGCATATGTTAAAGATGCCCTGTAGAGTTTTGCTATGTTTACCTTCAGTGTTTTTCACCAAAACCCATTGTGTGtttccttgaggtctaacaaacgtgttgaaAGCATTTCCTAAAGAATTCTACTTTTATAGCCACTTTAGTTGCacagtaatcaatattttttgcgttaacaattaatcacttacctacttgtatgtgaaaggagtcacttgtagtgataaacccacagaCAAGCATCACAAGACTTGGAAGTTCTCCTCAGCTCCatggagcattttagtgtctttcagctcattgttttagtttaacagcaactttactgttcatCGGTTCACTCTCATAGctctcatcagctttattcagTTAAAAAGAGACTGAATTTTGaccttacatttgccaggtggccagaaacacaactccaaatgaatactaataCTACTCTATATCTGCTAGGCTGTCCACTAACAAGTTAGCCATATACACTTAAAAACTGCTTATATAGGATGTCagagttgtgtttacagcttgtttctgctgccccgaAGCAGCCAATAATCAGTTATTGCAAGTTTAATGTAAGCTAAAAGTCTAAAAGAAAATCCAGTCCAGTTTTAATAGATGACTAGACATCATTTTACCTTCTAATCGCCACACTTACTGGGCTGTGCTGTTATCTGCTTCTGCAGCAGTAGTGggtatacaaatatacatagtATATTCCTCTTACATGTAACTATGTGGTTAACTGTGATAGTTGGCTTAGGCACTCCACTGGTCCTCCATGTCGTTGAGCTGAATCATCTCCACACTCCTCTCGGCACCGGCCCAATAACAAACTCAGTCTTCGAGCTGCTGGGTTTCTATACATCAGCTTATTTGTGCCTGTAATTATAAGCTCCAGTAAAACCCATTGGCAAGGAATTGTTCTGTAAATAACCACAGAAAGTGCTGTATTGTCACAGCAGAGTCAGTGAAGAGATTAATAACACAAGTACATACTGTAGGACTCATAATTGCTCTCAGGGGGAATTCAACTTGGTGTacgtgtgtatatgtttgtgacagagagagagaaagatggtaAAGCCTATGAATACAGCAAGGGCAAGTGCAAGTAAATCAAAGCAGAGCCACATTTATCACTGAGACTGAAATGTAATTAGCCTGTTGTAGCGAGGGCAGGCATATTCTCCAGTGACAGACATATGCACAGACATTTACAGCTACATTCTAGCCAGGAGCCATCCAGGAGGTTATACTATCAACACATCCTTCATCTACAGTATACtagatgtaaatgttttgtttgtgaagtaaagtacagtatatgtcttTCTGTGCACTTCTGCATGCTTGAAGTATCATGTGTGCTAATTGGACTTTTACACTAACATTTTTGCAAAGTCAGGTATATGTTACGGATAGAGCAGaccggagacaccaagatgataCGGATATAGTTTATTGTAAACAAGGTAACTGGAAATGAGCAGAGGATAATGATACCGTCCTTTAGTTGGTCAGAGATGAATTCTGGGGTTCAGTAGACACACGCTGGAGAGAGGTGATGCACGGGACCGGGACCTGGAGTGATACAAACTGAAGTCTGGCGATGTTCGGGACCGAGACTGGAGTTCTGGAGACAAGGAGACGTCTTGTAGACACGTGGGTGAGTCCGTGGCGTCCCCACGGTCCGCTTCTGAGGACTGGGGACCCCGACATCATGCTGGCCGTCCTCTTCCTCGGGGGGCAGGCCAATCTGGATGGGCAGCGTGGAATTCTGTTTGAAGAGAGGGATCGAGGATGTCATGTCAGGGGACCCACGACCTCTCCTCAGGACCGTACCCTTCCCAGTCCACGAGGTATTCCAGGTTGCCACCACGGCgtcgggagtccaagatctcTCAAACTTGGTAGGCGGCTCCGTCCTCCAGGATCAGTGGTAAGGGGGGGATCTGTCAGGTCGCCAGGCTCTGGAGATGGGAACAGAAGGATGAAACAGTTTGAGTAGGGAGACATGAAAGGTAAGGTGTATCCTATACTGTGCAGGCAATTGGAGCTTGTACGTGACTGGATTTATTTGTTCTAGAATGGTAAAGGggccaatgaatctgggacttagctttctgcagggcaggtgCATCCTGATGTCGCAGGTGGATAGCCAGACCTTTTGGCCGGGTAGGTATTCTGGAGTGGTGGATCTCCTACGGTCGACTGTCAAcctgcgcctgcagagtgctctTCAGAGTTGACAGTGAGCCacgtcccagaccctctcgctctctctgaaCCAGTAGTCTACAGGCGGGAACCTCCGAGGGCTCTCCAGACCATGGGAAGGGTCTGTTGGGCATCGGAAGGGGACACAGTTTGCCTGTGGGAAGATGACGTGGAGATTTAGACATGGCACACTCTTGACAACCTTgtacgtaccttctcacatccctagCCATATTGGGCCCCCAGAAGCGTTCTCGTAGCaacgagagggtttcattggccccgGGGTGACTAGTGCCCAGAGATGTATGAGAAGTGTGGATGAGTTGGTTGCGCTGGGTTCTTGGGACATACTGATGACCAGAGGGACAGCCCGGCGGAGTGTTGGTGGAGGCATTGGAGGAGGGAACAGATGTTTCTGACCATTGAATAGGACTTATGAAGACATGCTGGGGTAGAATGGGTTCTTACTTGTCAGTGGTGTCTTCAGGAGCGTGTAGACGGGATAGCGCATCTGCTTTGGAGTTCTTGGTTCCGGGGCGATATGAGATATTGAAATGGAATCTAGTGAAAGACAGGGCCCAGCGTGCCTGGCAAGGATTGTCGTTTGGCCTTCTTGATATTCTAAATTTTTGTGATCTGTCAATACTGTGAAGGGATGTTGGGcgccctccagccaatgcctccatgAAGATTGCATCCCCAGGACCAGGGAACATTGCAAGATGAAACCATTGCAGTCCTccgccgagccagagaagggcgctggtttggccatgggactggtaCAGGGCAGAACTGCTGGTGTGACTGGAGCGGAAGCGGAAGTGGCGGTGGTGGATGTGGTTGATGGTGGAGCGATGAGGCCACGGCACAGGATGTCCACCAACTCCTGGAACGGATCCGTGGCACTCATGCTGCAATCCTGTTGTtaggtccggtcttctgttacggataGAGCAGACCCTTAGACACCAAGATGATATGGATATAGTTTATTGTAAACAAGGTAACTGCAAATGTGTAGAGGATAATGATACCGTCCTTTAGCTAGTCAGAGATTAGTTCTGGGGTTCAGTAGACACACGCTGGAGAGAGGTGATGCACGGGACCGGGACCTGGAGTGATACAAACTGAAGTCTGGCGATGTTCGGGACTGAGACTGGAGTTCTGGAGACAAGGAGACGTCTTGTAGACACGTGGGTGAGTCCATGGCGTTGTGGAGGTAGAAATTCTGTCTTTATTcctaacgagaccggacactgactgaggtgagggatgATGTTTTATAGGGAAGTGGAGTGATgattaggtgcaggtgtgtgattggTGACAGGTGACTGGAATTAGTActcgggtgagggagtgcggtgtgtgtgtggtgtagtggagcctggcgtgtctgtgacaataTAATTTAGTGTTTAGATTGGGGTAAGCATTGCACGTTGGGCATGTAGTACAGATGTTTAAGGTTAGAGTTAATGGCACAGGCATGGATGTCAGTGGAGGTATGTCACAAGGACACAAGTACAACAACTGTATGTGTAAGTTTGCACTCACTCTTAATTAGGCCATTCCCATGGGTGCAGTGAACTTCCCAATAGAGGCTTTTCACAGTGTGGATAAATAGTACAGGTTGGAGCAGCATCTTTGCTGCTGTTGTACTCTCATGGAGGAATCAGCAGAGAGCTCATCCAGCAAAAACCATTATTTTTGAGGAATGGGTGTGACCTTTTAAAACTGAATGGGTGTCTCAGCTTTAAACCTGGCATGCAGTGTGGCTGCAGTCATATTCATTTAAGCCATGTCCTAATGTGGATAAATGTGACCACACCATTTATGTGTTCAAAGCTTCTAATTCACACCAGTGTTTTCTAAAAGTTTGCCATTAACAATGAAATGCCAGAACAATGATACAAAGTTTAAATTGCTTTTATTGGGCATGTGTATGCTACTTGAACCAGGATCATCTTTGCACTGTTCATACCAAGGCTTACtcatttttagtcatgctagcagcatggctctagggatggcaatgtcggtctgtcggtcCATCAGTTAAGTCCAGACTGAAGAATTCGACATTCATGGATCCTAGACGATGGATCCCactgactttggtaatcccccAACTATTCCTCTAACACCACCATGAGGCATAGGTGTTTGGGTGAACAGTGAAGGAATCGTAGCCATCCCGCAATTTTAAGACAACAATCCTAAACATACAGTCCAGGATACCAGGGAGTTTTtaagtcaaactgaaatgtttttgactGGCATCAGTCATTAACTTGACATCAGTCCAAATGAACTTGTGTTTCACCCACTGAAGACCAGGCTGAAACCAAAAAGCTCCAAAACAAGCAGGATGTGAAAATATTAGCAACACAGACCAGCCAGAGCATCaccatatacatatacatatacattgaCTACAAAAGCTTTGGAATCCTGAAACTAAAAAAAGGGGACTGTGTATAAAACACAATTCATCTCACCCTCAATTTAAAGCTGAgagtcagcactttaacctcacagtcattgtttcattttgaatCCAGTATGTTGGAGTACAGCGCCAGtacaatgaaaaatgtcttaCTGTCCTGTTCTGGctgcactgtatatatatacactataaattagcccagaagaagaaaaaaaatttctcagatatatacacaataatagtaataaaataataataatttaaaaatatctcCACATACATAACCCTTTAGTTTCTCTATCCACCCATACTAACTACATTTTCATGACTTTCATGACCCTGTAACTGGAAAAGGAAATATGTGTCTTGCTGATTGATACTAAGTGGCAATTTAAGCACTTGCCCCCAGTATATTAGCTGATTTACTTGGGATTCAAATCTGTGGTCTATTTTATGGGTCCACCTCTCTAGCCTTGGACCAGCTGTTATTCTTCACATCCTTTGGTTTCAGGCAAGATTCCTTATCATAGAAAAATTTGATCATTCAACCACAAACATATGGGGCACAATATAAATTTGACTCAAACATATTTATGTAATAGCTAAATGCGGTATGAATTACCAAGTCTAAAACAACTGTAGTTTTAgtgttttgtaaatgtttgacCATACTATAGTATATGTTGACtgtatcacaaacacacatctctctttctttcctgctTTCTCCATCATCCCCTCTTTCTCTTATGTGCAGGGTTGTTTGCTGGAGTACTGTTCTCAGCAGTAatactgactgatgtcacaTCAGGCAACGACAGGCGCTACGGGGCCCCCAGCCCATTTTGTGGCGCTTTTATCTCCCAGCATGCTTTGTGCTGTTGTTATCTGGCGTCTGCAGCCTGCTGCGGGACTAAACAGTAAACAGGAAGTGCTGTGCTGACACAGCCATGCCGCTAACGCTTTATTGTAGAGAGCCTTTGCACCACTCAGAGCTAATTTTAATGATAATCAGCTATGCTCTCTCTCATTGTTGAAGCATGAGGCATCCACACCTGAGCAGCTctgggtgtgtgagtgagagaaaataaaagagaaaataagggATAGCTTCACCATTGCTGTGTGAATCCTGGTATGTGATTATATGGCTTTTGGTTACCTTATGGTTTTGATGGTGTTTCTCAACTTTGTTGACACTGAGCGTTTGCATGTGTCAGTTATATTTATGTGTAGCTTTCTTATTAGTTTCATGCTGTTCTTATAGGGCTATGCAATTCTGGGTGAAATGTTTCACATCAGGGGTTATGGTTGTGCACAGTGTAGGgtaatattgtgtgtgtatgcgtgtgtgtgtgtgtgtgtgtgtgtgtgtgtgtgtagtgactCAGCTACAAGTAAGTAAGACGTGAGATGAGCTAAGGACAGGAATGGAAATCAACAGGTTGTCACCTCTGGGCTATAGACTGTTCTCTGgtgattgtgtgagtgtgagagagagtaacacacacagacacagacagagagagagagggagagagacaggcagctCCTAGCTCTGGGTGAGGCTGAATCACTCAGTGGCACCACAACCCAGAGGTGAGACTCGTCACCCTTGCTGGTCACAAGTTTTCAAATTTTATGTTCTTCTCCTGAGCCAAAGGGACAATTCTCAAATTGAGTCTCAGGTCCTCATTTGTTAGGTTACATCAAGCCAAATTAAGTCACATATTGAGCCTTGTCATCAAGTTGAATTTAATTGATGTTGTATTTGCTGATGGTGAGCATATACCCCCACAGCAGTCAAGTGTACTAGACTGGTAAATGCGGCATTACACAAACCCCCCAGGTCATTTCAATCCATATGTTTTcgttttgtattgtatttttaaagggatagttacatgttttgggaaatacacgtATTGACTTTCTCAGCGAGAGTTATataagaagatcgataccactctcatatctgttcaTTCAATAT contains:
- the LOC122876766 gene encoding uncharacterized protein LOC122876766 isoform X1; its protein translation is MSATDPFQELVDILCRGLIAPPSTTSTTATSASAPVTPAVLPCTSPMAKPAPFSGSAEDCNGFILQCSLVLGMQSSWRHWLEGAQHPFTVLTDHKNLEYQEGQTTILARHAGPCLSLDSISISHIAPEPRTPKQMRYPVYTLLKTPLTSKLCPLPMPNRPFPWSGEPSEVPACRLLVQREREGLGRGSLSTLKSTLQAQVDSRP
- the LOC122876766 gene encoding uncharacterized protein LOC122876766 isoform X2, producing the protein MSATDPFQELVDILCRGLIAPPSTTSTTATSASAPVTPAVLPCTSPMAKPAPFSGSAEDCNGFILQCSLVLGMQSSWRHWLEGAQHPFTVLTDHKNLEYQEGQTTILARHAGPCLSLDSISISHIAPEPRTPKQMRYPVYTLLKTPLTICPKNPAQPTHPHFSYISGH